The nucleotide sequence CATCAGAATATAAAAGAGGTAAGGATATACCGTTAGAAGAAATTCTTGCTGTTGAAGAGGTATTTAAAGATGCCAGAAAGGGAGATAAAGCATCTGAAGAAGCTATGAAAAAAGCTTTTGACAGTACCGACCCTCTTGAAGCTGCTTCGATTATAATAAAGAAAGGGCATGTTCAGTTAACTGCTCAGCAGCGAAAAGAGATGCAAGAAGAGAAAAGAAAAAAAATTATTGCTAAAATAACAAGAGAAGCTATAAATCCTCAGACAAAACTTCCTCACCCTGCAAGAAGAATTGAAAAAGCCATGGAAGAGGCTAAAGTTCATATAGATCCATTTAAAAGTGTAGATGAGCAGGTAAATGATGTTCTTAAGGCCATTCGTGTGAAGATACCCATAAAGTTTGAAAAAGTGAGTATGGCAATTAAAATACCTGGAGATTATACTGGAAAAGTATATTCTGTGATTTCAGAGTATGGAAAAACAAGAAAAGAAGAATGGCAAAATGATGGATCATGGATAGCTGTGGTTGAAGTGCCTGGAGGTCTGCAGGAAAGCTTTCACAGAAAACTGAGCGAGCTAACAGGTGGACAGGTGGAAACCAAGTTAATAAAATAGACTTTTTATAGTGAAGAGCATAGTTTATTAAACTTATATATAAATTCTAATAAATTATTTTCAATCTGTTAAAAATTATTTTCCAATATGGAATAATTAAAAATTGATCTTCACTATGCTTTTTATGGCTTTCCACATTAAAGGAGGCAGAACGTGATATTTGTAGAAGATAAAAACTTAGTAGTTCCTGGAGATGTTCTTGCTGATGATGAATATCATACAGGAAGAGGAACATTTAGGGACGGTAATAAAATATGTTCATCTCTCGTTGGATTAGTTGCAGTAAGGGACAAAAAAATCAGCGTAATACCCTTACAGAGCAAATACATCCCTAAAAGAGGAGATGTGGTTATTGGTGAAATTACTGATATAAGATTTTCCATGTGGAACTTAGATATTAATTCACCGTATTCCGGATTTTTACCCGCCTCAGATGTTTTTGGAAAAGAAAAAAGAGACCTGAATAAGGCATTTGATGTTGGTGATGTTCTCTTTTTAAGAGTTGTTGATGTTGATGAAGTAAAAAAAGTAAAATTGGGTTTAAAAGGACGAGGACTCGGTAAATTCAGAGGTGGAATCTTAATTTATATTACCCCAACTAAAGTACCGCGACTTATAGGTAAAAAAGGATCCATGATCAACATGATTAAAGATGAAACAAAATGTGACATTATTGTTGGTCAAAACGGCGTGGTATGGGTAAAGGGAGAACCTGAAATGGAAAGGGTTGCAGAAAAAGTAATTAACATGATAGAAGACCAGGCCCACACCTCAGGATTAACAGACAGAGTAAGAAACATGCTTTATGAACTTCTTGGTAAAGAAATCGAAGAAGAAAAAGAAGATGTAGAAGAAGAAGTCCCTGAACCAGACATAGAAGAATAACAGGGGTGATTATATCCTAATAAATAATAATAACAACAATTTAAGGGCAGATGGAAGAAATTTTGACGAATTAAGACCGTTGAAAATAGAAGCAGGAGTACTGGAAAGAGCAGATGGTTCTGCTTATCTTGAAATTGGAGGAAACAAAGTCCTTGCAGCAGTATATGGTCCAAGAGAACTCCATGTAAGGCGTATAATGAGACCAGATATGGCAGTTATAAGATGTAGATACAATATGGCCCCCTTCTCAGTTGGAGATAGAAAGAGGCCTGGCCCAGACAGAAGATCCGTAGAAATTTCAAAAATAACTGCAGATGCTCTCAGACCCGCTGTATTCCTGGAGAAATTCCCAAGATCAACAATTGAC is from Methanobacterium sp. and encodes:
- the rrp4 gene encoding exosome complex RNA-binding protein Rrp4, translated to MIFVEDKNLVVPGDVLADDEYHTGRGTFRDGNKICSSLVGLVAVRDKKISVIPLQSKYIPKRGDVVIGEITDIRFSMWNLDINSPYSGFLPASDVFGKEKRDLNKAFDVGDVLFLRVVDVDEVKKVKLGLKGRGLGKFRGGILIYITPTKVPRLIGKKGSMINMIKDETKCDIIVGQNGVVWVKGEPEMERVAEKVINMIEDQAHTSGLTDRVRNMLYELLGKEIEEEKEDVEEEVPEPDIEE
- a CDS encoding ribosome assembly factor SBDS, whose product is MVTLEDSVIARLEYFGERFEILVDPDLASEYKRGKDIPLEEILAVEEVFKDARKGDKASEEAMKKAFDSTDPLEAASIIIKKGHVQLTAQQRKEMQEEKRKKIIAKITREAINPQTKLPHPARRIEKAMEEAKVHIDPFKSVDEQVNDVLKAIRVKIPIKFEKVSMAIKIPGDYTGKVYSVISEYGKTRKEEWQNDGSWIAVVEVPGGLQESFHRKLSELTGGQVETKLIK